From Micromonospora carbonacea:
TGGAGCACCGCCAGGACCCGCCGCTGCTGCCACCCGGGACGGGATGGATGCAGGGCGCCGCGGGCATCGCCGCCTTCCTGCTGCGGCTGGCCCGGGTGACCGGGGACGGGTTCGACGCTCCGGTCGTCGACCGGCCCGATCAGTGGTGGGCCGTTCCGGGTCGGCTGCGCGCCGCGCCCGGGCCGCTCGGCGTCGCCACGCCGGTCCGGACCGATCTGGACGGGGCCTGACGCCGCGTCCCGGCCCGGCCGGTGCTCACTCGGGCGTGGGCGGGCCCAGCAGGCGGATCTCCTCGATGTCGAGCGCGGCCTGCAACTCGCGCAGCACCGTGTCGTCGATCTCGTTGGCGTTGCGCAGCCGGGTGACCTCGCGCCGCTTGCGGTCCAGGACCGCCAGCCGCAGCCGGCGCTCCAGGTCGCGGGCCGCCTCGGCGGCCTCGCCCTGCTCGGCGGCGCGGATGTCGTCGAGGTGGTCCTGGTAGTCGCTGCGGATCCGGTCGGCGACGTCCCGGTGCACGCCCAGCCGGTCGGCCGCCTCCGGCAGCGCCGCCAGCCCGGCCTCGGTGGCCCGCAGCCGGGCCATCCGCACCTCGTCGGCGCGCTGCTGGTCGCCGACGAGGCCCGCCCAGCGGACCACGAGCGGGAGGGTGGTGCCCTGCACCAGCATGATCATGACGATCACCAGCGCCGTGCAGAAGATGATCAGGTCCCGTTCGTGGACGGGCTCCCCCGCCGGCGTGGACAGCGGCACCGCGAGGGCCGCGGCCAGGGACACCGCGCCGCGGAAGCCGGCCCACCCGGCGGCCGTGCGAATCCGCCAGCCGACCCGCAGGGCCCGCTGCGACTTGCGGCGGTCGACCAGCGGCAACAGGTACGCCGACAGGTGCAGCCAGGCCATCCGGGTCGCCAGCACGGTGCCGGCGACCAGCACCGCGATGAGCAGCGCCTGCCTCGCCGACGTGCTGGTGACCCCGCGCACCGCACGGGGGATCTGCATGCCGAGCAGGACGAACAGGCCCCCGTTGATCAGGAACGTGGTGAGGTCCCAGAAGGCGTAGGCCAGCACCCGGGAGGGCGCCCGGATCACCCGGGGACCGGCGAAGGAGAGCACCAGACCGGCGACCACCACCGCGAGCACCCCGCTGGAGTGCAGTTCCTCGGCGGCCAGGAACGCGACGAACGGCGTGAGCACGCTGAGCGCGCCCTCGCGCAGCGGGTCGTCGAGGCGGCGGCGGATCAGCACGACCACCACCCCGGTCACCAGCCCGGCCGCGACACCGCCGAGGAACGACCCGCCGACGCGTACGACGAGCGGCAGCGCCCCCGGCGGCGCGCTGCCGGTGATCAGGCCGAGCGCGACGGCGAAGAGGACGAGCGCGGTGCCGTCGTTGATCAGGCTCTCCGCGCGCAGGACGGTGAGGAAGCGACGGGGCATCCGCTTGGCCAGGCCGGCGACCGCGGCGGCGTCGGTCGGGGCCAGCACCGCACCGAGCACCCACGCCGCCGGCCCCTCGACGCCGGCCGCCTGGGCGACCAGCGCCACCGTCACCATCGTGACCGCGACCAGACCCACGGCGAGCAGGGCGATGACGGTCAGGTTGGCGCGGATCTCCCGCAGGCTGATGGTGAGGCTCTCCCGGTAGAGGATCGCGGGCAGGAACAGCAGCAGCACCACGTCCGGTTCGAGGACCACGTCCGACAGCGGCGGGGCGAGCGCCAGCAGCGCGCCCATCCCGATGAGCAGGACCGGCGGGGCGACCCGGTAGCGCCCGCCGATGGTGGTGCCGACGAGCACGGTGGCCGCCAGCACCACGATCAGGACGAGCCCCTCCACGTCGACCCCTCCGCGTCGTACGTCCGGTGCGGCCGTACGGCGTCGGAGGCGCCTGCCCGCCCCCACATGGTTCTACGGCGGGCGCGGACAGGAGGGGAAAACGGACCTATCGGGCAGGGTCAGTCGCCGGCCGTGACGGAGCTGGCGGTCATGGCGTTGTCCGTGAGCGCGCCGCCCTGCACGGTGACG
This genomic window contains:
- a CDS encoding Na+/H+ antiporter, translating into MEGLVLIVVLAATVLVGTTIGGRYRVAPPVLLIGMGALLALAPPLSDVVLEPDVVLLLFLPAILYRESLTISLREIRANLTVIALLAVGLVAVTMVTVALVAQAAGVEGPAAWVLGAVLAPTDAAAVAGLAKRMPRRFLTVLRAESLINDGTALVLFAVALGLITGSAPPGALPLVVRVGGSFLGGVAAGLVTGVVVVLIRRRLDDPLREGALSVLTPFVAFLAAEELHSSGVLAVVVAGLVLSFAGPRVIRAPSRVLAYAFWDLTTFLINGGLFVLLGMQIPRAVRGVTSTSARQALLIAVLVAGTVLATRMAWLHLSAYLLPLVDRRKSQRALRVGWRIRTAAGWAGFRGAVSLAAALAVPLSTPAGEPVHERDLIIFCTALVIVMIMLVQGTTLPLVVRWAGLVGDQQRADEVRMARLRATEAGLAALPEAADRLGVHRDVADRIRSDYQDHLDDIRAAEQGEAAEAARDLERRLRLAVLDRKRREVTRLRNANEIDDTVLRELQAALDIEEIRLLGPPTPE